The DNA sequence AGTACGCCGCGCTGCGCATCGGTCAGATCCTGCAGCGCGTCGGCGACATCGGCACGAAGAAGGCCGTGATCCATTCTCTCGGCGTCATGCCGACCTTCCGGAGTCGGGATCACATCGGTGATCTCACTTGCACAGATGTTTCTGCGGGTCTTGATCATGTCGATCGCTCGATTGATGGCGACGCGCCGCAGCCATCCGCGAGGGTGATCGGGCGGCGCCGCAGCACATTGGGCCGCCCATCTGACAAAGACCTCCTGGACCACGTCAAGGGCATCGTGGTGCCGGCCCAGTAGCCGATACGCCCAGCGATAGACTTCGCGGGCGTGATCGGCGTAGACCGTTGCAGCAGGGGGCTGCTTACCGGCCGGCATCGGTGGTCGTCTCCTGCCTCGATTTTGGACCGTTCTCCTCGACGTCAGACTCGTCGGGTTTCGCGGCGGCGAAGTCTCTGG is a window from the Phycisphaerae bacterium genome containing:
- a CDS encoding RNA polymerase sigma factor, translated to MPAGKQPPAATVYADHAREVYRWAYRLLGRHHDALDVVQEVFVRWAAQCAAAPPDHPRGWLRRVAINRAIDMIKTRRNICASEITDVIPTPEGRHDAERMDHGLLRADVADALQDLTDAQRGVLVARVYDGLTFEQIAAELGVSVSTIKTHYVRALQAVGRSLMGRWEHHHEP